A single genomic interval of Candidatus Hydrogenedens sp. harbors:
- a CDS encoding CBS domain-containing protein, with protein sequence NYLSKAYDDEWMFKNGFTDISPDQTHIGKVLEILGREGHIWTLNKEQTLETAIQLFREKSISQIPIVEGEEVIGSVEEITIMHALHQGKLPTTPLSEIMAHPLPVLDAETKTEEVYRLLLAGNPAVIIRQKNRLIGIVTRTDLIYFYQLRKQMEK encoded by the coding sequence AAATTATTTAAGTAAAGCCTATGATGATGAATGGATGTTTAAGAATGGTTTTACCGATATTTCGCCAGACCAGACCCATATCGGGAAAGTCCTCGAAATTTTAGGTAGGGAAGGGCATATCTGGACATTAAATAAAGAACAGACTTTAGAAACTGCTATTCAATTGTTCCGTGAAAAAAGCATATCGCAAATACCGATTGTAGAGGGAGAAGAAGTTATTGGCTCTGTGGAAGAAATCACAATTATGCATGCCTTACATCAAGGGAAATTGCCAACGACACCATTATCTGAGATAATGGCACATCCTCTACCTGTGCTTGACGCCGAAACAAAAACGGAGGAAGTATATCGTTTATTGTTAGCCGGGAACCCTGCGGTTATTATTCGACAAAAGAATCGTTTAATCGGGATTGTTACTCGCACAGATTTGATATACTTTTATCAGTTGCGAAAACAGATGGAAAAATAA